A window from Cydia amplana chromosome 12, ilCydAmpl1.1, whole genome shotgun sequence encodes these proteins:
- the LOC134652658 gene encoding uncharacterized protein LOC134652658, whose product MCCIFTWMAWCFDASHRIVVFFMACLISSSVCCLLLTASLAGVAMGYNYSLAEYIDLKETNISVYIKRGVYDDEIADDFDWRRAGGDESSISLKDNYGSMLIF is encoded by the exons ATGTGCTGCATATTTACATGGATGGCCTGGTGCTTCGATGCGTCGCAcag GATCGTGGTTTTCTTCATGGCGTGCCTCATTAGCTCGTCCGTCTGCTGCTTGCTACTCACAGCTTCACTGGCAGGCGTTGCCATGGGTTATAATTACTCATTAGCTGAATACATCGACCTCAAAG AGACCAACATCTCGGTGTATATCAAGCGAGGTGTTTACGATGACGAGATAGCTGATGACTTCGATTGGCGACGAGCGGGCGGCGATGAATCCAGCATTTCCCTCAAGGACAACTATGGCAGTATGTTGATATTTTAA
- the LOC134652659 gene encoding uncharacterized protein LOC134652659, with protein sequence MRLTSSAAGEPERRFEPPAPPYTTSPTTTPSIVDGLLQVADSLPGGSIERLRAIQAAAKHHEARKIELATARIPEDPLDRVKAIEANAQIHNARRNDPTTTTDKYAKYFGQLAMHPGFPGSGLSARKFMQSQNKDLIETPPPNRFRDAVFQGKLSGWPSSDSSKSTTENFFDYEVSYKSPTLTPPEIRPLLVRPLENKMQQIMWDMPKPESPMKLTHTDDKTYGNDK encoded by the exons ATGCGACTCACGTCCAGTGCGGCCGGGGAGCCTGAACGAAGATTTGAACCCCCAGCACCACCTTACACCACTAGTCCAACGACCACTCCGAGTATAGTCGATGGATTGTTGCAA GTTGCCGACAGCTTGCCAGGCGGTTCTATAGAACGATTGCGAGCTATTCAAGCAGCAGCAAAGCACCATGAAGCTCGCAAAATTGAATTG GCTACCGCTAGGATACCCGAGGATCCGTTAGATCGAGTAAAGGCCATAGAAGCTAATGCTCAAATACACAACGCCAGGAGGAACGACCCG acCACAACGACGGATAAGTACGCCAAATATTTCGGGCAGTTAGCGATGCATCCCGGTTTCCCAGGCTCCGGACTAAGTGCCAGGAAGTTCATGCAGAGCCAAAACAAGGACCTCATCGAGACACCCCCGCCTAATCGTTTTAGAGACGCAGTGTTCCAGGGGAAACTTTCAGGCTGGCCTTCATCGG ATTCTTCTAAATCGACAACCGAAAATTTCTTCGATTACGAAGTTAGTTACAAGTCTCCAACACTAACACCGCCAGAAATAAGGCCATTACTCGTTCGTCCGTTAGAAAATAAAATGCAGCAGATTATGTGGGACATGCCGAAACCAGAAAGTCCGATGAAACTAACCCATACTGATGACAAGACATACGGGAATGATAAGTAA